In Nocardioides sp. InS609-2, a single genomic region encodes these proteins:
- a CDS encoding Lsr2 family protein, producing MTKPDVTPEQRLTILKHLAGGKDLDVVATITHRDRSEVLDVASRHGYPDRDKLAWAAGILEKKINGAAAPTEHPQAAKILAHQQIHTRPAAGASTPPAAGPATTTVSEHHTLIDRGKQHPSKRIQAAANKVLDDLARLRTLLTEDHEKNAERRKEQAAKDAARAEVTRLEKQLADAKAKLRGKPAVQKPAPGGPSDGPAAADIRAWAVANDVECPGVGRVPANVREAYNNAHQHAEAS from the coding sequence ATGACCAAGCCCGACGTCACACCCGAACAGCGCCTCACCATCCTCAAGCACCTCGCAGGCGGCAAGGACCTCGATGTCGTCGCGACGATCACGCACCGCGACCGGTCCGAGGTCCTCGACGTCGCGTCGCGCCACGGCTACCCCGACCGCGACAAGCTCGCCTGGGCCGCCGGCATCCTCGAGAAGAAGATCAACGGCGCAGCCGCCCCCACTGAGCACCCCCAGGCCGCCAAGATCCTCGCCCACCAGCAAATCCACACACGTCCTGCCGCCGGTGCCTCGACCCCGCCGGCGGCAGGACCCGCCACGACGACCGTCAGCGAGCACCACACCCTCATCGACCGTGGCAAGCAGCACCCGTCCAAGCGCATCCAGGCCGCGGCCAACAAGGTCCTCGACGACCTGGCCCGACTCCGGACCCTGCTGACCGAGGATCACGAGAAGAACGCCGAGCGCCGAAAGGAGCAGGCTGCCAAGGACGCCGCCCGGGCCGAGGTCACCCGGCTCGAGAAGCAGCTCGCCGACGCCAAGGCCAAGCTGCGCGGCAAACCTGCCGTCCAGAAGCCGGCACCCGGCGGACCCAGCGACGGACCCGCCGCGGCCGACATCCGCGCCTGGGCCGTCGCGAACGACGTCGAGTGCCCCGGTGTCGGCCGCGTGCCCGCCAACGTCCGTGAGGCGTACAACAACGCACACCAGCACGCCGAGGCGTCCTGA
- a CDS encoding WhiB family transcriptional regulator: MADDSPVDLQTAFRWDTQPWADNALCASTDPEAFFPEKGGPTREAKSVCTRCTVAAECLDWALEHNERFGIWGGLSERERRRLATSSNTSQEAS, translated from the coding sequence GTGGCCGACGACAGCCCGGTTGACCTCCAGACCGCCTTTCGCTGGGACACCCAACCCTGGGCCGACAACGCTCTCTGCGCATCCACAGACCCCGAAGCCTTCTTCCCCGAAAAGGGCGGACCCACCCGCGAAGCCAAGTCCGTGTGCACCAGGTGCACGGTCGCCGCCGAGTGCCTCGACTGGGCCCTCGAGCACAACGAACGGTTCGGCATCTGGGGCGGACTCTCCGAACGCGAACGCCGCCGCCTTGCCACCTCGTCCAACACCAGTCAGGAAGCGTCATGA
- a CDS encoding RusA family crossover junction endodeoxyribonuclease — translation MTQLSVTERIAFICHGTPITQGSKTRNRYGMHDDNAKVLKPWRKKVREHAEDATRYVDPFTGPVQVWIRFTFDRPRSHYRTGRNAHLLRTGAPRFPTFKNDIDKLQRAAFDAMTDAKVWLDDGQVVDVRAHKFYADEHELALPRAGVAVIVEALPTPDTSPAEAASPARPAGEAPAGQGAVL, via the coding sequence ATGACCCAGCTGTCCGTCACCGAACGCATCGCGTTCATCTGCCACGGCACCCCCATCACCCAAGGCTCCAAAACCCGCAACCGCTACGGCATGCACGACGACAACGCCAAAGTCCTCAAACCCTGGCGCAAGAAAGTCAGAGAGCACGCCGAAGACGCCACCCGCTACGTCGACCCCTTCACCGGGCCCGTCCAGGTGTGGATCAGGTTCACCTTCGACCGGCCCCGCTCCCACTACCGCACCGGCCGCAACGCACACCTCCTCCGCACCGGCGCCCCGAGGTTCCCCACGTTCAAGAACGACATCGACAAGCTGCAACGCGCCGCTTTCGACGCCATGACCGACGCCAAAGTTTGGCTCGACGACGGCCAAGTAGTCGACGTACGCGCACACAAGTTCTACGCCGACGAACACGAACTCGCCCTACCCCGGGCCGGCGTCGCCGTCATCGTCGAAGCCCTCCCCACCCCAGACACCTCCCCAGCTGAGGCGGCCTCCCCCGCCCGCCCAGCTGGGGAGGCCCCCGCCGGACAGGGAGCAGTCCTGTGA
- a CDS encoding DnaB-like helicase N-terminal domain-containing protein produces MTHTDDRPPIVDDPPPPWDDPEPEPTAPRTRPETGRTPPHDAAFEAAILGAAMNEPDAVTTCASIITAADFYRPTHETIWRTLTHLHGAGQPTTPAAVVAHLLDTGQLRDSSLGLYIHDLAAQAFDTAGSVEFYAHRVDSLARRRRAITAHERNLQRLWSPGADADVDQALNDTAAAMTEARDNLAGLPVPTTWTPVNLAQVLAGDYLDPPPTMLRRTDGIPLLYDGAVHSISGESESGKTWLTLIAALQLVQAALNVVFIDFEDRADRVIGRLVALGATPDQIRDHFSYVRPDRPLDDDGRAQLAPALHNASLVIVDGVTEAMTMHGFDLNSNADSALFQGLIPRWIADHGPAVVLIDHVVKDKEKQGRFALGAQHKLAGLDGVAYIVTMIQPFARGKRGLAKVEIGKDRPGHVREHAFGKTIAEFTLDASVSDTILTATLAPPGEASGRRGETFEPTYLMEKISRAVQLTPGLSKKAIEDLVSGKAATKRLALELLVTRGYIGTKQESRGRVSHHHMKAYYQSEDSTAPDEHSALHDHEEEAS; encoded by the coding sequence TTGACCCACACCGACGACCGACCACCCATCGTCGACGACCCACCCCCGCCCTGGGACGACCCAGAGCCAGAGCCAACCGCGCCCCGAACCCGACCAGAGACCGGACGCACACCACCCCACGACGCCGCGTTCGAAGCCGCCATCCTCGGCGCCGCGATGAACGAACCAGACGCCGTCACCACCTGCGCCAGCATCATCACCGCCGCAGACTTCTACCGCCCCACCCACGAGACCATCTGGCGCACCCTCACCCACCTCCACGGCGCCGGCCAACCCACCACCCCAGCCGCCGTCGTCGCTCACCTCCTCGACACCGGCCAACTCCGAGACTCCAGCCTCGGCCTCTACATCCACGACCTCGCAGCCCAAGCCTTCGACACCGCCGGCTCAGTCGAGTTCTACGCCCACCGCGTCGACTCCCTCGCCCGCCGCCGCCGCGCCATCACCGCCCACGAACGAAACCTCCAACGCCTCTGGTCCCCCGGCGCCGACGCGGACGTCGACCAAGCCCTCAACGACACCGCCGCCGCCATGACCGAAGCCCGCGACAACCTCGCCGGCCTCCCCGTCCCCACCACCTGGACACCCGTCAACCTCGCCCAGGTCCTCGCCGGCGACTACCTCGACCCACCACCCACCATGCTCCGCCGCACCGACGGCATCCCCCTCCTCTACGACGGCGCCGTCCACTCCATCTCCGGCGAATCCGAATCCGGCAAAACCTGGCTCACCCTCATCGCCGCACTACAGCTCGTCCAAGCCGCCCTCAACGTCGTGTTCATCGACTTCGAAGACCGCGCCGACCGCGTCATCGGCCGACTCGTGGCCCTCGGAGCCACCCCCGACCAGATCCGCGACCACTTCTCCTACGTACGCCCAGACAGACCCCTCGACGACGACGGCCGCGCACAACTCGCACCAGCCCTCCACAACGCCTCACTCGTCATCGTCGACGGCGTCACCGAAGCCATGACCATGCACGGCTTCGACCTCAACTCCAACGCCGACTCCGCCCTCTTCCAAGGCCTCATCCCCCGCTGGATCGCCGACCACGGCCCCGCCGTCGTCCTCATCGACCACGTCGTCAAGGACAAGGAGAAGCAAGGCCGCTTCGCCCTCGGCGCCCAACACAAGCTCGCCGGCCTCGACGGAGTCGCCTACATCGTCACCATGATTCAGCCTTTCGCCCGCGGAAAGCGCGGACTCGCCAAGGTCGAGATCGGCAAGGACCGACCAGGCCACGTCCGCGAGCACGCCTTCGGCAAAACCATCGCCGAGTTCACCCTCGACGCATCCGTCTCCGACACCATCCTCACCGCCACCCTCGCACCCCCCGGAGAAGCCTCCGGACGCCGCGGCGAGACCTTCGAACCCACCTACCTCATGGAGAAGATCAGCCGCGCCGTACAGCTCACCCCAGGCCTGTCGAAGAAGGCCATCGAAGACCTCGTCTCCGGCAAGGCAGCCACCAAACGCCTCGCGCTCGAGCTCCTCGTCACCCGCGGCTACATCGGGACCAAGCAGGAGTCACGCGGCCGGGTCAGCCACCACCACATGAAGGCGTACTACCAGTCCGAGGACAGCACCGCTCCCGACGAGCACTCGGCTCTTCACGACCACGAGGAGGAGGCGTCATGA
- a CDS encoding exonuclease domain-containing protein: MTAVKWHEGPMVALDTETTGIDPFEARIVTAAIVHTRPGQRPTTIQWLIDPGTDIPQEASDVHGWTTDRLRERLRGRDALRLTGRNEMPLSRKGAISEIAAQAWTAMEAEAPLVVHNAAYDLTLLETELGRQSLQPLSDRRGGIRGVIDPMVLEKQFDVFRKSCYKAPGCDADAKLHECGGCRGGRVQCGGCGVTDRTLTSLCKHYGVVLPGAHSADADAIAAIRLAGKLAAAWPDTARLKLATLHKHQVTWRAEQSDGLRDFWKRKRDERWREVDSGWPLNSRATTSERGAA; encoded by the coding sequence GTGACCGCCGTGAAGTGGCACGAGGGCCCCATGGTCGCCCTCGACACCGAGACAACGGGGATCGACCCCTTCGAGGCGCGCATCGTCACCGCCGCCATCGTCCACACCCGCCCCGGTCAGCGACCGACCACCATCCAGTGGCTCATCGACCCCGGCACCGACATCCCCCAGGAGGCCTCGGACGTCCACGGCTGGACCACCGACAGGCTACGAGAACGACTCCGCGGCCGTGACGCCCTCCGCCTCACCGGACGCAACGAGATGCCGCTGTCCCGGAAGGGCGCGATCTCCGAGATCGCAGCCCAGGCGTGGACCGCGATGGAGGCCGAGGCCCCGCTGGTGGTGCATAACGCCGCCTACGACCTCACGCTCCTGGAGACCGAGCTCGGCCGCCAGAGCCTCCAGCCGCTGTCTGACAGGCGTGGTGGGATCCGCGGCGTCATCGACCCGATGGTCCTGGAGAAGCAGTTCGATGTGTTCCGCAAGAGCTGCTACAAGGCACCGGGCTGCGACGCCGATGCCAAGCTCCACGAGTGCGGTGGCTGCCGAGGCGGCCGGGTGCAGTGCGGGGGCTGCGGAGTTACGGACCGGACGCTGACGAGTCTCTGCAAGCACTATGGCGTCGTACTCCCGGGTGCGCACTCGGCTGATGCCGACGCGATTGCCGCGATCCGCCTTGCGGGGAAGCTCGCTGCGGCGTGGCCCGACACCGCGCGTCTCAAGCTGGCCACCCTGCACAAGCATCAGGTGACTTGGCGCGCCGAGCAGTCGGACGGCCTGCGCGACTTCTGGAAGCGCAAGCGGGACGAGCGGTGGCGTGAGGTCGACTCCGGGTGGCCACTGAACAGCCGCGCCACTACCAGCGAGCGGGGTGCGGCATGA